The sequence below is a genomic window from Flavobacterium keumense.
GTTTGGATATTCCAAACTGCTGATTTTACACCTTCAACTGAAAAAGCGGCTTTCTGAATTCGTTTCTGACATTGTTCACAATTCCCATTTACTTCTGTAACGTATTTGGCATTTCTATTTTTTTTCACTTGTGCTTGAACTGAAAGTCCAACAAATACTAAAAGTACTATTGCAATTATTTTTTTCATGATTTCTATATTTTAATTAGTGTTGTTATTTTATTTATTGTTATTGATCTTGATTTTTGACATTGTCATTTATTTTATCTTAAATCGCAACCCTGCATAATACATCTGCCCAAAAACGGGCGCATACACAATGGAAGAATCAAAAGTTGCTCCAAAAGGATTTTCTGTACCTAAAACAGCTTTGGACTGCGTATAATTCCCGATGTTTTCTCCACCAACATACATTTCAAATACGGGAGAAAACACACGGGTAATTTGGGTATTCATTAACGAATAAGCAGGAGAAAAATCAGGTAGTCGACTACTAATTGGATTCGATTGCGTATTAGGCAATTGTTGTTCGCCAATCCAATTGTAGGTAAAATCGAATCTCCAGTGTTGTGAATTATTTCTCGTTGCAGTTTCGTATTCTAGATTTCCAAAGAATCGGTTTTTAGCTTGTAACAGTTTTTGAAAAGTGCCCGAAAGATAATTCGTTTGCACATCATACATTTTGTAAGCCGAACGCAATCGAAGATTTTTCACCATCTCATAATTGAATTCGATTTGAAAACTATTGGCAAATGATTTCCCTCTTAAATTATAAAACAAAGCTTGTTGTGGACTTTGCATTACATCCACCACTACTTGATTCTGAAAATCAGTACGGTACCAATCGAAAGTCACATCGGCACTTTTGCCAAAAAACAAAAAAGACTGAGTAAAACTCGTACCATAATTCCAAGCAATTTCGGGATTCAATCCGTAAATTTTGCCATTGGTATCCAAAATTGAGAAAGCTCTCGAACTAGCAAAAAGCGATTGATTTTCTGCAAAAATATTCGCACTTCGCTTTCCTCTTCCTGCTGAAAATCGAACAACGGCTTTCGCCCAAGGATTGTATCTCAAATGCAAACGGGGAGTTACAAAAGTCCCCAAACGGTTATGATTATCAATTCTTCCTCCAAGAATTAAACTAAAATTATCGCTATTATCATAGGTGTATTCGAAAAAAGCACCAATAGAATTATCCGTTCTACTCCAATTTTGGGCAGTAACCAATTCCTGATAATTATCTAACGTAAAATTCAAACCAGTGGCAAACTTATTCATAGTGTTATTGATAATCGAATTAAAAATTAAGTTCGAATAATAACTATTTTGCTTGATATTGTATTGGCTCAAGCCAAAATACGATTGCTGGTTATGAGTCGTAAAAGCATGCTGAAAACCGATACTTTGATACGGTAAGTCTTTGAATACATAACCCAATTTGGTAGTAATATCCAAACGTTCTGTATTAATTTCTGAACCCCAAAAATGAGTTGTCCCTCTATCGGTATCTGGATTGAATTTAATTTGTCCCGTTTGTTTTTTATCATTCATATACCTGAAATTGATAAAACTCACCCAGCCTTTTTCAGCATCATAATACTGATACCTGTTCAAGATATTGATTTGTTTTGCCAATGGATTATCTAAAAATCCATCCTCATTTTTATCCATTTTGGACGTACGGGTGTTGCCATGTAAGAACAAACTACTGCTCCATTTATCTGAAAGATGCGTATTAAAATGCGTATTCAATTCAAACCTTGAGTCGGTTGAACCATAAGCGTTCAGAAAAAATGGAATATCATTAATCGGTTTTATGAATTCGGTATTAATTTGCCCCGAAATACTTTCATAGCCATTGACCACACTCCCCGCTCCTTTTGTAATTTGGATACTTTCTACCCAAGTACCTGGGGTAAAAGACAAACCATAGGCTTGCGAAGCGCCTCGAACAGACGGAATATTTTCTTCAGCAATTAATAAATAAGGACTGGTCAAACCTAACATTTTGATTTGTTTTGTTCCAGTTAACGCATCTGAAAAATTCACATCGATAGACGGATTAGTCTCAAAGCTTTCTGCCAAATTACAACAGGCGGCTTTGAGTAATTCCTTACTCGTTACCAAGGTGGTGTTACCGGTAACTGTAAACGACTTTTGAAGTCCTTTACGCTTTGTGACCACTTTTACTTCTTCCAATTTTTGTTGTGCAAAAACAGGAATTACAAGTAAAAAAAGCACAAAAAACAAGATTGATTTTTGCATATAAAAAGATTTTAATGTTTGTAATAAGCAATGTCAAGTCATAAAAAAACTCAACTTATAAAACATTAAAAATCAGGCGTAGAAAATATAACGATGATACAACTTAAATAGCGGAGGCGCATTGGCATCACAATAATAGGTTGCAATGGGTTTATTTATAAAAGCAGCTTGTAAAGTAGCTATTTCTACTTTATTTTCGGGAACTAGATAAGCAACATACGATTCAAAAGAAAACGCTTTTAAGGTTGCATTATCCGATTTTTTTTGAAAATGAACTGTTTTATTTTTACAACAAGAGTCTTTTGCGACTGCTTTTTTAGCACAACACCCTTTTTCAGAATCGGTTGAATTTACCAAAGTTTGAATAGATACAGATGCTATTTTATCTCCGCAATAATGCATAGTGAAAGCCAAACCAACATTGGAAAACAATATTAGCAACGCTAAAAATAACCCGATGTATTTTTTACAATTCATACTGCAAATTTACATAATATTCCATCCCTTAAATTTAAAATCCTGTTAAAGTTCAAATTCTTGCCCCATCATAGCAACGGAACAATCGTAGCAGTATTTTTCTTGAATCTTGATACGAAGTTCATCGGCAGGTTCATTTTCTCCGTGAACGATGAATATTTTTTTAGGTTTCACCTCCAAATCCGAAAGCCAATGCAACAAATCATTTTGATCTCCATGAGCTGACAAGCCTTTAATTTCGAGAATATTCGCTAAAACGGGATGGTATTTTCCATGTATTTTAATTTCCTTAGCCCCTTCCAATAATTTTCTACCACGTGTCCCTTCAGCTTGATAGCCTACAATAATAATTGTGGTCTCTGACAACCCAATATAATGCTCTAAATAACTCAACACACGTCCACCTGTTACCATTCCGCTAGCCGCAATAACCACTTTAGGTTGTTGATCATAAATAACCGATAGGCTTTCTTGGTAATCGGAAACTAAAAGAAACATTTTATTCATTCCTTCCAATGCTTCTATCGAAAGTTTATGCCATTTTTTATTATTCGAAAAGATATCTAACGCATTAATTCCCATTGGTGTATCTATAATATACGGGATATTTGGAATTCGACCTTCTTCTTTCAATTGCCAAAGCAAGTACATCAAGGTTTGCGCTCTTTCAACTGCAAAACTTGGAATAATTAAAGTCCCTCCTCTATCAACCGCATTGTTTACATAGGCTTCCAATTCAAATTTAGCATCTGAGGTAGGATGAATTCGATTCCCATACGTACTTTCTAGAAAAACATAATCTGCTTGTTTGGGTTTGGTAGGTGGAAACATCAAAATATCATTATCGCGCCCAATATCTCCCGAAAACACCAAAATTTGATTTTCAATGTGCAAAGCGATACTACAAGCCCCCAAAATATGACCCGCATTGCTAAAAACGGCATTAATCTCAGCATCCAAAGGAATTGATTCTTCAATCGCAGCAATTCTGAAAAGAGGAAAAACAGCTTTGGCTTGATCCACCGTATATAATGGTTCGGCTACTTCGTGTTTAGAGAATTTCTTTTCATTGGCTAAGCGTGCTTCCTCTTCTTGAATTTTAGCCGAATCCAACAAAATTAATTTGGTAATCTCTTTAGTAGGACCACTACAATAAATTTTACCTTCAAATCCTTCGGCAACTAATCGAGGTAGCCAGCCACAATGATCTAAATGTCCGTGAGTCAATAGCACATAATCAATACTCGAAGGCAGAATAGGCAAGGGTTCCCAATTCAGTTCTCGCAACGCTTTAATCCCTTGAAATAAACCACAGTCTACTAAAATTCGGACTCCATTACTTTCTATCAATGTTTTTGAACCCGTAACAGTTCCTGCTCCTCCTATAAATCGTATTTTCATCTTTATAATTTTAAAATTGGATTTTACATATAACGACACAAGTCTGTGACTTCTTTCAGTACATTTTTTATTCGGCTTGGACTGATTCCTATTTTTTCCAAGCAATCGGAATTATTGATTATTTCTTTGACCAAAATCACATCCAAAATCAATAATTTATCTTTTTCAGCTAGCGATAATGTGGTCAAACAGGTTACTGGATACAGCGCATTCACATCGTTTTTAGTTTTCAAATTATTATTTTTGGGATAATCCCAACTCATTAAGTTTAAACCCGAACAATTGGCAAATGTTATTGCATCCAAAGTGAACCGATTATTCGTTACAATCCAACATTTAGTGATATGTTCTCTATCATCAAAAACAGGATGGAATCTTTCTTTCAAATCATTGAATCGTGATAGAATATACATAGGCACCTTAACGTCTGAAGCTGCATCACGACCTTGATGAAATTTACATTCCACCATAGCAATGGAATTGTTTTTTTTTAGCAAGACATCAATTTCATGAGTAACGCATTTCCCTTGCAATGTAAGATTAGTCATTGTTTCAAAATGTTCTGAAGCAAAAAGTCGTGCTATATATTTTTCAAAGAAAAAACCTGCAGGTCCTAACAATCGAATGGACTCTCTTAAATTGTATCGGGCAGCATGCGCATTAGCCGTTTTTTTTAAAAGTCCAAAAGCCATTTTATAAATTTGCTTAGTAGTCATTCCTTGAAAAAGCTCTTTTTTAATCTCCTTTAAAATAGAATCTACCACCTGACGTTCTGCACCCGATTTCAAAAGGGAACTTCGGAGTTTTTCAGGATCAAAATCGACTATATCACCTGAATGTTTTACAATTTTCATAACACATCTCTTTATATCTCCTTAAAGGTACGAAATAAATATCATGTGTTTTTATTTAATACATTTGTGAAAAACAAATTTTGATGAACTTTCAAGAATTACAACCAAAAGTAACCGCAATCGTTGCTACTACTCCCCTTTCAAGGGACGAAAAATTACAAGCCATCTGCCAATTACTTAACGAGAATGTGGCGCATTATAACTGGGTAGGTTTTTATTTTGCTAATCACGAAAGCAAAACACTGCATTTAGGGCCTTATGTGGGCGCGCCAACAGACCACACCGTAATTCCTTTTGGCAAAGGTATTTGTGGACAAGTTGCCGAATCCAACTCGAATTTTGTGGTCCCAGATGTTGCTGCTCAAGATAATTATATTGCCTGTAGTTTTACAGTGAAATCTGAAATCGTGGTTCCTTTATTCGTCAACGGAATCAACATTGGACAAATTGATATTGATAGTCATGTTTTGGATCCTTTTACTGTAGAAGACGAACGTTTTTTAGAATTTGTAAATACTGAAATTGCTAAATTATTTTAATTCCAAAATTAATGCCCCCATGAAAAAACAAATTCCCACACTATTTTTACTATTAATTTCTTTTTTAGGCCACAGTCAAATCAATTCAAACGACCAAGTTGTATATTTAGATTCCCTAAAAAGGATTGGTACTATAGAAAATTACAAGTATCTAAGAATAGTTAAAGAATACAAGCTTGATAAAAAGTTATATGATGTCGCTATTTATTACAAATCGGGGAAACTCAATATGAGAGGTAGTACAACCGATAAAGATAATTTAAAACTCGAAGGGTCTTGCGTGTATTTTTTTGAAAATGGAAATCGAAAAAAAATAGCAAACTATATTAAAAATAAACCCTTTGGAAAAGAATTTGAATGGTACGAAAATGGAGATGTTAAACTAGAATCCGAAGTTATTCAAGATTATAAAGACAATACTGAAATTACTAGAATAATTCAATATTGGGACGAAAATAAAACCCAGAAAGTAATTGATGGTGAAGGAGAATATACAGAAAAAGAAACAGACAAAAAAACTTTTTCAAAAGGGAGAATTAAAAATTATCTTAAAGAAGGTACTTGGATTGGTAATTCTTCAAAATACAAAATAAGTTTTGTAGAAACCTATAACAAAGGCAAGTTGATATCCGGTGTAAGTACCGACTCGCTTAAATTTCAACGTAATTACAATCAAATTCTAATAAATGCTACCCCTAAAAAAGGAATAGTTTTTTTTCTTAAATATTTTGGAAGTCAAATTAAAATCCCTGCACAAAAAAACACGATACTTAAAGGCACTATCTATTTATCTTTTACAATTGATAAAAACGGAAAACTACTGAATGTCAAAACACTAAATAAAGATAATTATGGAATTAGTGATAATGCATTAAAATTAGTCTCTAAATTTGATGAATGGCTACCTGGTTACTATAGAGGGGTTCCCATTCAAATAACTAATACGTTCCCAATTACTTTAAAATAAATTATTTTTTTAGCATTCTTTCTTCTTTTAATTCATTTTTATAAAAATAAATATTACTTTTGCACCCGTTATACAATAGCTGTATAGCATACATAATAATCATTTAAATAATATTGGAATGTATTTAACTAAAGAAATTAAACAAGAAATCTTCGCAAAACACGGAGGAAAAGCTGAGAACACGGGTTCTGCAGAAGGTCAAATCGCTTTATTCACACACCGAATTGGGCATTTAACTGAGCACTTGAAAAGAAATCGTCACGATTTTAATACAGAACGTTCATTGGTACTATTAGTAGGTAAAAGAAGAGCTTTACTAGACTATTTGAAGAAAAAAGATATCAACAGATATCGTGAGATTATCAAAGTATTGGGTATTAGAAAATAATCAATATAGAAAAGAGGTGCGAAAGTGCCTCTTTTTATTTTTACACAACAACAAAAAAAGTTTGGTTTTTCATTGGGATTTTAAACAACAACTACACACAACAACACAACTAATTCCAAAGGTTTAATCAATATTTAAAAATTTATGATTCCACAAGTTTCAAAAGAAATTATCGATTTAGGAGATGGAAGAAGCATCTCAATCGAAACCGGAAAATTAGCCAAACAAGCTGATGGTTCTGTTGTAGTTCGTTTAGGCGACTGTATGCTTTTGGCTACAGCCGTGTCTGCAAAAACTGCCAATCCTGGCGTAGACTTTTTACCACTTACGGTAGACTACCGTGAAAAATTTGCTGCTGCAGGTCGTTTCCCTGGAGGTTTTTTCAAAAGAGAAGCGCGCCCAAGTGATAGCGAGGTATTGACCATGCGTTTAGTAGACCGTGTATTGCGTCCACTTTTCCCAGATGATTACCATGCCGAAACACAAGTAATGATTCAGTTAATGTCGCATGACGAAAACGTAATGCCAGATGCTTTAGCAGGATTAGCTGCTTCGGCTGCTTTAGCTGTTTCTGATATTCCGTTTTACAACTTGATTTCTGAAGTACGTGTAGCACGTATTAACGGAAAATTAGTTATCAATCCAAGTAGAGCAGAATTGGAACAATCTGACATCGATATGATGATTGGCGCTTCTAAAGATTCTGTTTGTATGGTAGAAGGTGAGATGAAAGAAATTTCAGAACACGAAATGGTAGAAGCTATTAAATTTGCTCACGAAGCAATTAAAATTCAAATTGAAGTACAAGAGCGTTTAAG
It includes:
- a CDS encoding GAF domain-containing protein; the protein is MNFQELQPKVTAIVATTPLSRDEKLQAICQLLNENVAHYNWVGFYFANHESKTLHLGPYVGAPTDHTVIPFGKGICGQVAESNSNFVVPDVAAQDNYIACSFTVKSEIVVPLFVNGINIGQIDIDSHVLDPFTVEDERFLEFVNTEIAKLF
- a CDS encoding TonB-dependent receptor plug domain-containing protein, with translation MQKSILFFVLFLLVIPVFAQQKLEEVKVVTKRKGLQKSFTVTGNTTLVTSKELLKAACCNLAESFETNPSIDVNFSDALTGTKQIKMLGLTSPYLLIAEENIPSVRGASQAYGLSFTPGTWVESIQITKGAGSVVNGYESISGQINTEFIKPINDIPFFLNAYGSTDSRFELNTHFNTHLSDKWSSSLFLHGNTRTSKMDKNEDGFLDNPLAKQINILNRYQYYDAEKGWVSFINFRYMNDKKQTGQIKFNPDTDRGTTHFWGSEINTERLDITTKLGYVFKDLPYQSIGFQHAFTTHNQQSYFGLSQYNIKQNSYYSNLIFNSIINNTMNKFATGLNFTLDNYQELVTAQNWSRTDNSIGAFFEYTYDNSDNFSLILGGRIDNHNRLGTFVTPRLHLRYNPWAKAVVRFSAGRGKRSANIFAENQSLFASSRAFSILDTNGKIYGLNPEIAWNYGTSFTQSFLFFGKSADVTFDWYRTDFQNQVVVDVMQSPQQALFYNLRGKSFANSFQIEFNYEMVKNLRLRSAYKMYDVQTNYLSGTFQKLLQAKNRFFGNLEYETATRNNSQHWRFDFTYNWIGEQQLPNTQSNPISSRLPDFSPAYSLMNTQITRVFSPVFEMYVGGENIGNYTQSKAVLGTENPFGATFDSSIVYAPVFGQMYYAGLRFKIK
- the rpsO gene encoding 30S ribosomal protein S15, with amino-acid sequence MYLTKEIKQEIFAKHGGKAENTGSAEGQIALFTHRIGHLTEHLKRNRHDFNTERSLVLLVGKRRALLDYLKKKDINRYREIIKVLGIRK
- a CDS encoding MBL fold metallo-hydrolase, yielding MKIRFIGGAGTVTGSKTLIESNGVRILVDCGLFQGIKALRELNWEPLPILPSSIDYVLLTHGHLDHCGWLPRLVAEGFEGKIYCSGPTKEITKLILLDSAKIQEEEARLANEKKFSKHEVAEPLYTVDQAKAVFPLFRIAAIEESIPLDAEINAVFSNAGHILGACSIALHIENQILVFSGDIGRDNDILMFPPTKPKQADYVFLESTYGNRIHPTSDAKFELEAYVNNAVDRGGTLIIPSFAVERAQTLMYLLWQLKEEGRIPNIPYIIDTPMGINALDIFSNNKKWHKLSIEALEGMNKMFLLVSDYQESLSVIYDQQPKVVIAASGMVTGGRVLSYLEHYIGLSETTIIIVGYQAEGTRGRKLLEGAKEIKIHGKYHPVLANILEIKGLSAHGDQNDLLHWLSDLEVKPKKIFIVHGENEPADELRIKIQEKYCYDCSVAMMGQEFEL
- a CDS encoding HYC_CC_PP family protein; the encoded protein is MNCKKYIGLFLALLILFSNVGLAFTMHYCGDKIASVSIQTLVNSTDSEKGCCAKKAVAKDSCCKNKTVHFQKKSDNATLKAFSFESYVAYLVPENKVEIATLQAAFINKPIATYYCDANAPPLFKLYHRYIFYA
- a CDS encoding energy transducer TonB; the protein is MKKQIPTLFLLLISFLGHSQINSNDQVVYLDSLKRIGTIENYKYLRIVKEYKLDKKLYDVAIYYKSGKLNMRGSTTDKDNLKLEGSCVYFFENGNRKKIANYIKNKPFGKEFEWYENGDVKLESEVIQDYKDNTEITRIIQYWDENKTQKVIDGEGEYTEKETDKKTFSKGRIKNYLKEGTWIGNSSKYKISFVETYNKGKLISGVSTDSLKFQRNYNQILINATPKKGIVFFLKYFGSQIKIPAQKNTILKGTIYLSFTIDKNGKLLNVKTLNKDNYGISDNALKLVSKFDEWLPGYYRGVPIQITNTFPITLK
- a CDS encoding ATP cone domain-containing protein, with the protein product MKIVKHSGDIVDFDPEKLRSSLLKSGAERQVVDSILKEIKKELFQGMTTKQIYKMAFGLLKKTANAHAARYNLRESIRLLGPAGFFFEKYIARLFASEHFETMTNLTLQGKCVTHEIDVLLKKNNSIAMVECKFHQGRDAASDVKVPMYILSRFNDLKERFHPVFDDREHITKCWIVTNNRFTLDAITFANCSGLNLMSWDYPKNNNLKTKNDVNALYPVTCLTTLSLAEKDKLLILDVILVKEIINNSDCLEKIGISPSRIKNVLKEVTDLCRYM
- a CDS encoding heavy-metal-associated domain-containing protein, coding for MKKIIAIVLLVFVGLSVQAQVKKNRNAKYVTEVNGNCEQCQKRIQKAAFSVEGVKSAVWNIQTHQLSVILNEEKCSLLDVKKAIAKVGHDTDEVRAKDEDYESLHHCCLYERK